The window GAAACTCTACCCCAGTGGAAAGACTGCCTAGAGCCCGAACCAGGCATGCGGGCCGTCGAGCGTGAGGCCGTAGGTCGCCAGGTACCACGTGGCTGCGAGCGCAAGCGTCAGCAGACCGGAGCAGCACAGCAGCAGGTTGCGTCGTCGACGAGCCGGGTTACGGGCCTGCCGCGCGGCCCGGCGGACCCACTCCCTGGACCGGCGCAGCAGCTGGCGGGCCCAGGCGAACTCCGACCCGAGGATGGCCAGCCCCAGGAAGACCACCGCCCAGCCCGGCCCGGGGAGCACCAGCATGAGCAGGCCGGCGGCCACGACCGTCCAGCCCAGGCCGAACACGACCGCCCGCCAGGCCA is drawn from Actinomycetes bacterium and contains these coding sequences:
- a CDS encoding TIGR02611 family protein yields the protein MARSDGDPLDLAVDDRQQPAQGPWYLRLRDRARDCRATDLAWRAVVFGLGWTVVAAGLLMLVLPGPGWAVVFLGLAILGSEFAWARQLLRRSREWVRRAARQARNPARRRRNLLLCCSGLLTLALAATWYLATYGLTLDGPHAWFGL